A stretch of Acidobacteriota bacterium DNA encodes these proteins:
- a CDS encoding bifunctional homocysteine S-methyltransferase/methylenetetrahydrofolate reductase: protein MRGTFLEALSERVLVCDGAMGTLLYAKGVFLNRCFDELNLTQPGLVTGVHAEYVRAGADVLETNTFGANRVKLGTFGLAEDTHAINVAGATLARRAAGDEVFVAGAMGPLGVRIEPWGRTGVDEAQAVFREQAAGLAQGGVDLFILETFRDVNELVAAIKGVRQVSQLPIVAQMTTEDDGNTLDGTPPETFAPALEQAGADVIGINCSVGPAAMLETIERIARLTSRRLSAQPNAGRPRDVDGRNLYLCSPEYMASYARRFVGAGVRLVGGCCGTTPDHIRQIAASVRASAPATPRTRVAADADPVAAITPVPRALRSTLGRVLDAGQFALLGEAAAPRGLDLAAVVAGVRRQQAAGICAVSVPDYPRNGARVSALALALMLRQQSGVEPVLHFSCRDRNLMGLQSDLLGAHAMGVRNVLLTTGDPAPQTAYADATSVFEVDAIGLLNMASRLNHGLDIGGRSLGAPTEFYIGAAVNPFSPEPDAEWRRLDFKIEAGAEYLLTPPIFDLDAFDAVLPRLRAAGVPIIAGVVALESVRQAEFHASEVVGVKLPEALLDQMRLSADASAAGHDFSVSIARALRDRVQGLRISTLHGSPEAGERLLSALAVPPPIQGIVPAR, encoded by the coding sequence GTGCGCGGCACCTTCCTCGAAGCTCTGTCCGAACGCGTGCTCGTCTGCGACGGCGCGATGGGCACCTTGCTGTACGCCAAGGGCGTCTTCCTCAATCGCTGCTTCGATGAACTGAACCTCACGCAGCCGGGCCTGGTCACCGGCGTGCACGCGGAGTATGTGCGTGCCGGCGCTGACGTGCTCGAAACCAATACCTTCGGCGCCAATCGCGTCAAGCTCGGCACGTTCGGGCTCGCCGAAGACACACATGCGATCAATGTCGCCGGCGCCACGCTGGCGCGTCGCGCGGCGGGCGACGAGGTGTTTGTGGCCGGGGCCATGGGGCCGCTGGGCGTGCGCATCGAACCGTGGGGCCGCACCGGAGTGGACGAGGCGCAAGCCGTGTTCCGCGAGCAGGCCGCTGGGCTGGCTCAGGGTGGCGTGGATCTGTTCATCCTCGAGACGTTCCGGGATGTGAATGAACTCGTCGCGGCCATCAAGGGTGTGCGGCAGGTCAGCCAATTGCCGATCGTGGCGCAGATGACCACCGAAGATGACGGCAACACGCTGGACGGCACACCGCCCGAGACCTTTGCCCCTGCGCTCGAACAGGCCGGAGCGGATGTCATTGGCATCAACTGCAGCGTCGGTCCGGCGGCCATGCTCGAGACGATTGAGCGCATCGCGCGACTGACCTCGCGGCGATTGTCGGCGCAGCCTAATGCCGGCCGGCCGCGCGACGTGGATGGCCGGAACCTCTACCTGTGTTCCCCCGAATACATGGCGAGCTACGCCAGGCGCTTCGTGGGGGCCGGTGTGCGCTTGGTCGGCGGGTGTTGCGGCACCACGCCGGACCACATCCGGCAGATTGCCGCGAGCGTGCGGGCCTCCGCGCCCGCCACACCACGCACGCGTGTGGCGGCCGACGCAGACCCCGTTGCGGCCATTACTCCGGTGCCCCGCGCGTTGCGTTCAACGCTCGGCCGTGTCCTCGATGCGGGCCAGTTCGCGCTGCTTGGCGAGGCAGCGGCTCCCCGGGGGCTGGACCTGGCCGCCGTGGTGGCGGGCGTCCGGCGGCAACAGGCGGCAGGTATTTGTGCCGTCAGTGTGCCCGACTATCCGCGCAACGGCGCGCGAGTCAGCGCGTTGGCGCTGGCACTGATGCTGCGCCAGCAGAGTGGCGTCGAGCCGGTGCTGCATTTCTCCTGCCGCGACCGCAACCTCATGGGGCTGCAGTCGGACCTGCTCGGCGCGCACGCCATGGGGGTGCGCAACGTGTTGCTCACCACGGGCGACCCGGCGCCGCAGACGGCCTACGCCGACGCCACGTCGGTGTTCGAGGTGGACGCCATTGGTTTGCTGAACATGGCGTCTCGGCTCAATCATGGGCTGGACATCGGCGGCCGATCGCTCGGGGCCCCCACCGAGTTCTACATCGGGGCGGCGGTCAATCCGTTTTCGCCTGAACCGGACGCCGAGTGGCGCCGGCTCGATTTCAAGATCGAGGCCGGGGCCGAGTACCTGTTGACGCCGCCAATTTTTGACCTCGACGCCTTTGATGCCGTGTTGCCGAGGCTGCGAGCTGCCGGAGTGCCCATTATTGCCGGCGTGGTCGCACTCGAAAGCGTCCGGCAGGCCGAGTTCCACGCAAGCGAAGTGGTGGGCGTCAAGCTCCCCGAGGCCCTGTTGGACCAGATGCGCCTGTCGGCCGACGCAAGCGCGGCCGGACACGACTTCAGCGTGTCGATTGCCCGAGCGCTGAGGGACCGGGTGCAGGGCCTGCGTATCAGCACGCTGCACGGCAGCCCTGAGGCCGGCGAACGGTTGCTTTCTGCGCTGGCCGTTCCCCCGCCCATTCAAGGTATAGTGCCCGCACGATGA
- a CDS encoding NADH-quinone oxidoreductase subunit I, whose amino-acid sequence MIGPFIKGFANTFRHMFKPSNTVNYPDQKVPVFPRYRGKQVLMRDEDGLEKCVACGLCAVACPADAIYLEAGENDGTVKAGPRYAELYQIHKTRCIFCGYCEEACPVSAIFMGKDYELAVYSNKDFIWDKSELLVAESTHPAR is encoded by the coding sequence ATGATTGGGCCGTTTATCAAAGGTTTTGCCAACACTTTCCGGCACATGTTCAAGCCGTCGAACACCGTGAATTACCCCGACCAGAAGGTCCCGGTGTTCCCCCGGTATCGGGGCAAACAGGTGTTGATGCGCGACGAAGACGGCCTTGAGAAGTGCGTGGCGTGCGGGTTGTGCGCGGTGGCGTGTCCGGCGGATGCGATCTACCTGGAAGCGGGGGAGAACGACGGCACGGTGAAAGCCGGCCCGCGCTACGCCGAGCTGTATCAGATTCACAAGACGCGTTGCATCTTCTGCGGCTACTGCGAAGAAGCCTGCCCGGTGTCGGCCATCTTCATGGGCAAGGACTACGAGCTGGCCGTCTACAGCAACAAGGATTTCATCTGGGACAAGTCGGAGCTGTTGGTCGCTGAATCAACACACCCGGCTCGTTGA
- the lepB gene encoding signal peptidase I → MEHSEHEPVKPAPPEWPRQVDPESDEAWEFLGMPRQQVEPPRPAETPQQGLQARQVRRSAVISQVREEVFAWVKTLTSAAVYATLIVTFGFQVARVEGMSMAPTLQDQDRLIVNKLAYLLDSPKVGDVVMLIYPKSPDKSFVKRVVAEPLDTVRMVEGKVFVNDEVLPDDFIPEEYRSTDDLPSEVVPEGYYFVMGDHRNNSSDSRHWGFVPKKYILGRVQLRWWPFNHARVF, encoded by the coding sequence TTGGAGCATTCAGAACACGAGCCCGTAAAACCTGCGCCACCGGAGTGGCCGCGCCAGGTCGATCCCGAGTCCGACGAGGCCTGGGAGTTCCTGGGGATGCCACGGCAACAGGTGGAGCCGCCGCGCCCGGCTGAAACGCCTCAGCAGGGGCTGCAGGCGCGCCAGGTCCGCCGCTCGGCCGTCATCTCCCAGGTGCGCGAGGAAGTGTTTGCCTGGGTCAAGACCCTGACCTCGGCGGCCGTGTACGCCACGCTGATCGTCACGTTCGGCTTCCAGGTGGCCCGGGTCGAGGGCATGAGCATGGCGCCCACCCTGCAGGACCAGGACCGCTTGATCGTCAACAAGCTCGCCTACCTGCTCGATTCGCCCAAAGTCGGCGACGTCGTGATGCTCATCTATCCGAAGAGCCCCGACAAATCCTTCGTCAAACGGGTGGTCGCCGAACCGCTCGACACGGTGCGCATGGTCGAGGGCAAGGTCTTCGTCAACGACGAGGTGCTGCCCGACGATTTCATTCCCGAGGAATACCGGTCAACCGACGACCTGCCTTCCGAAGTGGTGCCCGAGGGGTATTACTTCGTGATGGGCGACCATCGCAACAACAGTTCCGACAGCCGCCACTGGGGGTTTGTGCCGAAGAAGTACATCCTCGGTCGCGTGCAGCTGCGCTGGTGGCCGTTCAACCACGCACGAGTCTTTTGA
- the moaC gene encoding cyclic pyranopterin monophosphate synthase MoaC — MKTRTKAGGLTHVDAKGHVRMVDVTAKAETVREATAVGEIRMSGAAVRAIRDGAVKKGDPLQTARLAGIMAAKRTSDLIPLCHPLAVTAVDVQLTPRRWGYAISATVRTTGPTGVEMEALTAVSVAALTVYDMLKAIDRTMEIGAIRVTAKSGGRSGTHLSGSRSPGGPGSIKRLVRG, encoded by the coding sequence ATGAAGACGAGGACTAAGGCGGGCGGCCTGACGCATGTGGACGCGAAGGGCCACGTGCGCATGGTTGACGTCACGGCCAAGGCAGAGACCGTGCGCGAGGCCACTGCGGTCGGCGAAATACGGATGAGCGGCGCGGCTGTGCGTGCCATTCGCGACGGGGCCGTCAAGAAGGGCGACCCACTGCAGACAGCACGGCTTGCGGGCATCATGGCGGCCAAGCGCACGTCCGACCTGATCCCCCTGTGTCATCCGCTGGCGGTCACTGCCGTGGACGTGCAACTGACACCCCGGCGGTGGGGTTATGCCATCAGCGCCACGGTGCGTACGACCGGCCCAACCGGGGTGGAGATGGAAGCGCTGACTGCCGTGAGCGTGGCCGCGCTGACGGTGTACGACATGTTGAAGGCCATCGATCGCACCATGGAGATTGGCGCGATACGCGTGACGGCGAAATCCGGTGGTCGGAGTGGAACCCACCTGTCGGGGTCCAGGAGTCCCGGGGGCCCGGGGTCGATCAAAAGACTCGTGCGTGGTTGA
- a CDS encoding redox-sensing transcriptional repressor Rex, which translates to MTAQNKLGQKAGGRRDKMAKGGDQVSELTASRLSVYLRCLNTLDVAGVKAVSSRTMAEQFHLNAAQIRKDLAYFGEFGVRGVGYHVRELKRHLRVILGLDRGVRVAVVGAGNLGLALADYPGFHQEGFEIAALFDTDRSKVGRKSRGGVRILDMVEFRKVVKRENIGIVVLAVPASAAQDVVNVSVASGIRAVLNFSPGALKVPPGVKLKNVDLTVSLESLSFFLARGESDEDED; encoded by the coding sequence GTGACGGCACAGAACAAGCTGGGACAAAAGGCCGGCGGTCGCCGCGACAAAATGGCGAAGGGCGGCGATCAGGTATCGGAACTGACGGCGAGCCGTTTGTCGGTGTATCTGCGTTGCCTGAACACGCTCGACGTGGCCGGCGTCAAGGCCGTGTCTTCACGAACGATGGCAGAGCAGTTCCATCTCAACGCCGCGCAGATTCGGAAGGACCTGGCGTACTTCGGAGAGTTCGGGGTGCGTGGTGTCGGGTATCACGTGCGCGAACTCAAACGTCACCTGCGTGTGATTCTCGGGCTCGATCGCGGCGTGCGCGTGGCGGTGGTTGGCGCCGGTAATCTGGGCCTTGCGCTTGCCGACTACCCGGGGTTTCACCAGGAGGGCTTCGAGATCGCCGCCTTGTTCGATACTGATCGCAGCAAGGTGGGACGCAAGTCACGAGGTGGCGTGCGCATCCTCGACATGGTGGAGTTCCGCAAGGTGGTCAAACGCGAGAACATCGGCATCGTTGTGCTCGCCGTACCGGCGTCGGCGGCGCAGGATGTGGTCAACGTGTCGGTGGCATCCGGCATTCGTGCGGTGCTCAACTTTTCCCCGGGCGCGTTAAAGGTTCCGCCGGGCGTGAAGCTCAAGAACGTGGATTTGACCGTGTCGCTCGAGAGCCTGTCATTTTTCCTCGCGAGGGGAGAGTCGGATGAAGACGAGGACTAA
- a CDS encoding Ig-like domain-containing protein → MRFRLSLTVAAGILAAAPMTVGTQTMSRTATTLAAITRYPAFYHDKVVALVGTPVEMVEGALTGLPLEAPRQFVIAPKSGRVPLRPLELRGRLLDIGRFASDDSRLGPLDVNKLITLAAGDRWPARERLLILHGTTWIDRDPVLAPTMRNLALQPERLNGQTVVVRGRFRGRNLFGDLPAWPRQSEWDFVLQTADAAVWVVGKRPRGDGFDLTTTTRTHTGRWLEVTGSVKIVDGLALIVADRLRAAEPEAEPVPEEDPAPVLPSPEVIFSAPAQDETGIARDVLVRLQFSRPLRPGSLQPNIRIRYADGVTETLPSWTATYRPGPMAVEIRFEAPLAGGVGVIVELGAGIQAPDGVGLTPITLRFTTSAGLR, encoded by the coding sequence ATGCGCTTCCGCCTGTCTCTCACCGTGGCTGCAGGCATCCTGGCTGCGGCGCCGATGACCGTGGGCACACAGACCATGTCGCGAACAGCGACGACGCTCGCAGCCATTACGAGATACCCCGCGTTTTATCACGACAAGGTTGTGGCACTGGTCGGTACGCCGGTGGAAATGGTGGAAGGCGCGCTGACCGGACTGCCGCTTGAAGCACCGAGACAATTTGTCATTGCGCCGAAGAGCGGACGAGTGCCCCTGCGTCCGCTCGAGTTGCGAGGCCGCCTGCTCGACATCGGACGCTTTGCGTCAGATGACTCAAGGCTGGGACCGCTCGACGTGAACAAACTCATCACGCTCGCCGCAGGAGACCGGTGGCCCGCGCGCGAACGCTTGCTCATCCTGCACGGTACGACGTGGATCGATCGCGACCCCGTACTGGCGCCGACGATGCGAAATCTCGCGCTGCAGCCCGAGCGACTGAACGGACAGACCGTTGTGGTGCGAGGGCGGTTTCGTGGCCGCAACCTCTTCGGCGACCTGCCGGCCTGGCCCCGGCAAAGCGAGTGGGACTTTGTGCTGCAAACCGCCGACGCGGCCGTGTGGGTGGTTGGCAAGCGCCCCCGCGGCGACGGCTTCGACCTGACCACCACGACTCGCACGCACACCGGACGCTGGCTCGAAGTCACGGGAAGCGTGAAGATCGTGGACGGCTTGGCGCTCATCGTGGCTGACCGGTTGCGTGCGGCCGAGCCCGAAGCCGAACCGGTACCAGAGGAAGACCCGGCTCCGGTGCTGCCGAGCCCCGAGGTCATTTTCTCGGCCCCCGCGCAGGACGAAACGGGCATTGCCCGCGACGTGCTCGTGCGCCTGCAGTTTTCGCGACCCCTCCGGCCCGGCTCGCTCCAGCCGAACATCCGTATCCGGTACGCGGACGGCGTCACCGAGACGCTGCCATCGTGGACGGCCACCTACAGACCGGGACCGATGGCCGTTGAGATTCGATTCGAGGCGCCGCTCGCGGGCGGCGTCGGAGTCATCGTGGAACTGGGCGCGGGCATCCAGGCGCCAGATGGGGTGGGCCTGACGCCGATCACCCTGCGGTTCACGACGTCAGCCGGACTGCGGTAG
- a CDS encoding 1-acyl-sn-glycerol-3-phosphate acyltransferase: protein MVAAVRTFATFAGLSAYLLIVGLPTLLWTIVSRDARVLYRVGGLGVRLGFALCGIRVNVVGAEHIQTGRAAVYAANHASNLEPPAVFFALRSLFPHIAVVYKAELRKVPILVWVFDAAGFVPLERANRGQSLPAVDAASKALTAGRSFVVFPEGTRSRTGELLPFKKGGFIMAIQAQVPIVPVAVSGASAAMRRGSMVIQAATLQVEFAPPVQTAGLDFADRASVVAAVREAIAVRLPQSG from the coding sequence TTGGTCGCAGCGGTTCGCACGTTCGCCACGTTTGCGGGCCTGTCGGCGTACCTCCTGATCGTTGGGCTGCCAACTCTCCTGTGGACTATCGTGTCCCGGGATGCGCGCGTGTTGTATCGCGTGGGCGGCCTCGGAGTGCGTCTCGGGTTCGCGCTCTGCGGCATCCGGGTCAATGTGGTCGGCGCCGAGCACATCCAGACGGGGCGCGCGGCGGTGTACGCGGCCAATCACGCCAGCAACCTCGAGCCGCCCGCGGTCTTCTTCGCACTGCGATCGCTGTTTCCCCATATCGCCGTGGTCTACAAAGCCGAACTGCGCAAGGTGCCCATCCTGGTGTGGGTGTTTGATGCGGCGGGGTTTGTACCCCTCGAACGCGCCAATCGCGGGCAGAGCCTGCCGGCGGTGGACGCGGCGTCGAAGGCGCTGACGGCCGGCCGGTCGTTCGTGGTGTTTCCCGAGGGGACCCGCAGCCGGACCGGGGAGTTGCTGCCCTTCAAGAAGGGCGGGTTCATCATGGCGATTCAGGCCCAGGTGCCGATCGTGCCGGTGGCCGTGTCGGGCGCCAGCGCCGCCATGCGGCGTGGCAGCATGGTGATTCAGGCGGCCACATTGCAGGTGGAGTTCGCGCCGCCGGTACAAACCGCCGGGCTGGATTTTGCCGACCGGGCGTCGGTGGTCGCCGCCGTGCGCGAGGCGATTGCCGTGCGCCTACCGCAGTCCGGCTGA
- a CDS encoding CarD family transcriptional regulator, producing MAFEIGDKVIYPNHGLGIVERIETKTIMGTTCGFYQLRMANETTVFVPVDNVDGVGLRRAITDDETERLFSLLGDGKIESHQNWKGRFKDNSDRMRTGSIYDVVEVLKSLSHLARSKSLSFREKRMLDRAKFLVVSEISEVMGEKVVVIDERVEQALERCFSTKARNTARSVAAKATRAKTAATTATAATAVAAAPRRAARAS from the coding sequence GTGGCATTTGAGATCGGCGACAAGGTCATCTACCCAAATCACGGGCTCGGCATCGTCGAGCGCATCGAAACCAAGACCATCATGGGCACCACATGCGGCTTTTACCAGCTGCGTATGGCCAATGAAACCACTGTGTTCGTCCCGGTTGACAACGTCGATGGCGTAGGCCTGCGACGCGCAATTACCGACGATGAGACCGAGCGGCTGTTTTCGTTGCTGGGGGACGGCAAAATCGAGAGCCACCAGAACTGGAAAGGCCGGTTCAAGGACAACTCCGACCGGATGCGGACCGGCTCCATTTACGACGTGGTGGAAGTGCTGAAGAGCCTGAGCCACCTCGCGCGGTCCAAGAGCCTCTCGTTCCGGGAAAAGCGGATGCTGGACCGGGCCAAGTTCCTGGTGGTTTCCGAAATTTCTGAAGTGATGGGCGAAAAAGTCGTCGTCATTGACGAGCGGGTGGAACAGGCGCTTGAGCGCTGTTTCTCCACCAAAGCCCGTAACACAGCCAGGTCGGTGGCCGCCAAGGCCACACGGGCCAAGACGGCGGCGACGACCGCTACGGCCGCAACGGCCGTGGCCGCTGCTCCCCGTCGCGCGGCACGCGCCTCGTAA